From Corynebacterium frankenforstense DSM 45800, the proteins below share one genomic window:
- a CDS encoding MerR family transcriptional regulator: MSAAPKSAAVRKKSTGTGSSKTMSIGVVLEKLRAEFPDVTVSKIRFLESEGLVTPQRTASGYRRFTAEDVQRLRYILVTQRDNYLPLKVIREQLEAMDSGQVTAILTAGETATIVDPESFRAPVATRLTDSDVAEQAGVGEETVAALIDAGLITPDAAGFFTADDVSVVTTADALHGFGIDARHLRSVRNQARRQADLIVRAAGPLANSSSAGARQRAEETAQQLSALLISLDAALIKNALREEL, translated from the coding sequence GTGAGTGCAGCACCCAAGTCCGCGGCAGTGCGCAAGAAGTCCACCGGTACCGGCTCGTCGAAGACGATGTCGATCGGCGTGGTGCTGGAGAAGCTGCGTGCCGAGTTCCCGGACGTGACGGTCTCCAAGATCCGGTTCCTCGAGTCCGAGGGCCTGGTCACCCCGCAGCGCACCGCCTCGGGCTACCGGCGCTTCACCGCCGAGGACGTGCAGCGCCTGCGCTACATCCTGGTCACCCAGCGCGACAACTACCTGCCGCTGAAGGTCATCCGCGAGCAGCTCGAGGCCATGGACTCCGGTCAGGTCACCGCCATCCTGACGGCGGGGGAGACGGCCACCATCGTCGACCCGGAGAGCTTCCGGGCCCCGGTGGCCACCCGCCTGACCGACTCCGACGTCGCCGAGCAGGCCGGCGTCGGGGAGGAGACCGTCGCCGCGCTGATCGACGCGGGGCTGATCACCCCGGACGCCGCCGGTTTCTTCACCGCCGACGACGTCTCCGTGGTCACGACCGCCGACGCCCTGCACGGCTTCGGCATCGACGCCCGCCACCTGCGCAGCGTGCGCAACCAGGCCCGCCGCCAGGCCGACCTGATCGTGCGGGCCGCGGGGCCCCTGGCCAACAGCTCCTCGGCGGGGGCGCGCCAGCGCGCGGAGGAGACCGCGCAGCAGCTCAGCGCCCTGCTGATCTCGCTCGACGCGGCGCTGATCAAGAACGCGCTGCGCGAAGAGCTCTGA
- a CDS encoding bifunctional nuclease family protein, giving the protein MADDLRDITFEGVFSVGPEGFCCAVLRDPETSRVMPVWISPVAAAALEARAAGYSPRRPGTHELLADALAETGPGVTDIVVTAASEGVFMATIVLDGGERLDARVSDALVLSLLVDARLSAEAEVLDQYAFFLPPEQAREYLHADFGPEAAGDGAAGPDSASGDAQADADFAEMMRELGVDESEFGADGPDTDGGTDTDTGSGSDPDSDSED; this is encoded by the coding sequence ATGGCCGACGACCTGCGCGACATCACCTTCGAGGGCGTCTTCTCGGTGGGGCCCGAGGGCTTCTGCTGCGCCGTGCTGCGCGACCCGGAGACCTCCCGGGTCATGCCGGTGTGGATCTCGCCGGTCGCCGCGGCGGCGCTCGAGGCCCGCGCGGCCGGCTACTCGCCGCGCCGCCCCGGCACCCACGAGCTGCTCGCCGACGCACTGGCCGAGACCGGCCCCGGCGTGACCGACATCGTGGTCACCGCCGCCTCCGAGGGCGTGTTCATGGCGACCATCGTGCTCGACGGCGGGGAGCGGCTCGACGCCCGCGTCTCCGACGCGCTGGTGCTCTCGCTGCTGGTGGACGCCCGGCTGAGCGCCGAGGCCGAGGTGCTCGACCAGTACGCCTTCTTCCTGCCGCCCGAGCAGGCCCGCGAGTACCTCCACGCCGACTTCGGCCCAGAGGCCGCCGGCGACGGCGCGGCGGGCCCGGACTCCGCCTCCGGCGACGCACAGGCCGACGCCGACTTCGCCGAGATGATGCGCGAGCTCGGCGTCGACGAGTCCGAGTTCGGCGCGGACGGCCCCGACACGGACGGCGGGACGGACACCGACACCGGTTCCGGTTCTGACCCGGACTCCGACTCCGAAGACTGA
- a CDS encoding alpha/beta hydrolase family esterase — protein MSGLDRTLAVRVALAGLATGALLTGSFLAPSESNHGQTQQVQPTQPAQPPEHARVQGHADSFIRADAAPLAGTAPGATERVQLTAAGWDRSALVHVPDAPAPADGFPVVFVFHGFGESAEKARDYTGFDGTDAIVVYGTGLPSSAGLASWQGAPYSPAGATDADVAYVRGLLSGLAATYPVDRDRVYATGFSNGGGFTALLACRAPEVFGRVAVVSGAYYDGVFADCADRPVGLLDIHGTADETMSYGGGERHGAHYRPAAEVVAERARLNGCGGAPREEEAAPGITHSFRPECPVPAELYRVEGGRHAWTGSASDAGSPAPAGFASYRVLEFFGLAASHSASEPS, from the coding sequence ATGAGCGGCCTCGACCGCACGCTCGCGGTGCGCGTGGCGCTGGCGGGGCTGGCCACGGGTGCACTGCTCACGGGCTCGTTTCTCGCGCCGTCGGAAAGCAACCACGGCCAGACGCAGCAGGTGCAACCGACGCAGCCGGCCCAGCCGCCCGAGCACGCCCGCGTCCAGGGCCACGCAGACTCCTTCATCCGCGCGGACGCCGCCCCGCTGGCCGGGACCGCCCCGGGCGCGACGGAACGGGTGCAACTCACCGCGGCCGGCTGGGACCGCAGCGCGCTGGTCCACGTGCCGGACGCGCCCGCGCCGGCCGACGGCTTCCCGGTCGTCTTCGTCTTCCACGGCTTCGGCGAGTCCGCAGAGAAGGCCCGGGACTACACCGGCTTCGACGGCACAGACGCCATCGTCGTCTACGGCACCGGCCTGCCGTCCTCGGCGGGACTGGCCTCCTGGCAGGGCGCGCCCTACTCGCCGGCCGGGGCCACCGACGCCGACGTGGCCTACGTGCGCGGGCTGCTCTCCGGGCTCGCGGCGACCTACCCGGTGGACCGCGACCGCGTCTACGCCACCGGGTTCTCCAACGGCGGCGGCTTCACGGCCCTGCTGGCCTGCCGCGCCCCGGAGGTCTTCGGGCGCGTGGCCGTCGTCTCGGGCGCCTACTACGACGGTGTCTTCGCCGACTGCGCCGACCGGCCCGTCGGCCTGCTCGACATCCACGGCACCGCCGACGAGACGATGTCCTACGGCGGGGGAGAGCGCCACGGCGCGCACTACCGGCCGGCCGCCGAGGTCGTCGCGGAGCGCGCCCGACTCAACGGCTGCGGGGGTGCGCCGCGCGAGGAGGAGGCCGCCCCGGGGATCACGCACTCCTTCCGCCCGGAGTGCCCGGTGCCGGCCGAGCTCTACCGCGTCGAGGGCGGCCGTCACGCCTGGACGGGTTCGGCCTCGGACGCGGGTTCGCCCGCGCCGGCGGGTTTCGCCTCCTACCGGGTCCTGGAGTTCTTCGGGTTGGCCGCCAGCCACTCGGCCAGCGAACCGTCGTAG
- the odhI gene encoding oxoglutarate dehydrogenase inhibitor Odhl, translated as MSENSGNSGSLDPQVETTSVFRADLLKEMESSAGSDASATSADNLPAGAGLLVVKRGPNAGARFLLDQETTSAGRHPESDIFLDDVTVSRRHAEFRRTEDGGYEVVDVGSLNGTYVNREPRNSQVLTTGDEIQIGKFRLVFLASPNN; from the coding sequence ATGAGCGAGAACTCCGGCAACTCGGGGTCCCTGGACCCGCAGGTGGAGACCACTTCGGTCTTCCGTGCGGACCTGCTCAAGGAGATGGAGTCGTCGGCCGGTTCCGACGCCTCCGCCACGAGCGCGGACAACCTTCCCGCCGGCGCCGGGCTCCTCGTGGTCAAGCGCGGCCCCAACGCGGGCGCCCGGTTCCTCCTCGACCAGGAGACCACCAGCGCCGGTCGCCACCCGGAGTCGGACATCTTCCTCGACGACGTGACCGTCTCGCGTCGCCACGCGGAGTTCCGTCGCACCGAGGACGGCGGCTACGAGGTCGTCGACGTGGGAAGCCTCAACGGCACCTACGTCAACCGCGAGCCGCGCAACTCCCAGGTGCTGACCACCGGCGACGAGATCCAGATCGGCAAGTTCCGTCTGGTCTTCCTCGCCTCGCCGAACAACTGA
- a CDS encoding ABC transporter transmembrane domain-containing protein — protein sequence MTAAVNPVPTIPGPRPRPSKLPAPTDRRWLIKTAISQRPWSFLSAALMSVVFVCNGLTPVILGRAVDAAVATGSTRALVTWLGVLAGVFALNAAAGYAGRWLLTYSRMLVGHDLRMAVTDRIMDPRGVGGRRRTPGALLSVASTDTQRVADVVMMTVFPVAEVVSVLYVAVAMALISPPLGLAILVGGPLIVAVSLRAARPLKRRSRERQRALAKAAGLAADVVEGLRTLKGLGAVHVVDDRYAGASARAYRATVAADAARAGLNVRTEVVGSCYVIGVALAAGWLGTTGRLSVGELITLIGLTQFIIHPMTMLGRNLASHWATAQASAQRIVEVLTAPPAHGERRTDAVRLPEGLTVVRTAPELETLATLPAAVVVAPHAARLFEGTVGVNVHPDPQRADAALEAACATDIPGGAGREVGEGGRALSGGQRQRVALARALATGADQLILQDPTTAVDSVTEQLIVAAVARARAGRSTVVVTDSPAWRAVADRTLGEIEL from the coding sequence GTGACCGCCGCCGTGAACCCCGTCCCGACCATCCCGGGACCGCGGCCGCGCCCCTCGAAGCTGCCGGCTCCGACGGACCGGCGCTGGCTGATCAAGACCGCGATCTCGCAGCGGCCCTGGTCCTTCCTCTCCGCGGCCCTGATGTCCGTGGTCTTCGTCTGCAACGGGCTGACCCCCGTCATCCTCGGCCGCGCCGTCGACGCCGCCGTGGCCACCGGGTCGACCCGGGCGCTTGTGACCTGGCTGGGCGTGCTCGCCGGCGTCTTCGCCCTCAACGCCGCCGCCGGCTACGCCGGGCGCTGGCTCTTGACCTACTCGCGCATGCTCGTCGGCCACGACCTGCGCATGGCCGTCACCGACCGCATCATGGACCCGCGCGGGGTCGGCGGGCGCCGGCGCACCCCGGGCGCGCTGCTCTCGGTGGCCTCCACCGACACCCAGCGCGTGGCCGACGTGGTGATGATGACCGTCTTCCCGGTCGCCGAGGTCGTCTCCGTGCTCTACGTCGCCGTCGCCATGGCGCTGATCTCCCCGCCGCTGGGCCTGGCGATCCTCGTCGGCGGCCCGCTGATCGTCGCCGTCTCGCTGCGCGCCGCCCGGCCGCTCAAGCGCCGCTCCCGCGAGCGCCAGCGCGCCCTGGCGAAGGCCGCGGGGCTCGCCGCCGACGTCGTGGAGGGCCTGCGCACGCTCAAGGGGCTGGGCGCCGTGCACGTCGTCGACGACCGCTACGCCGGGGCCTCCGCCAGGGCCTACCGCGCGACCGTCGCCGCGGACGCGGCGCGTGCCGGGCTCAACGTGCGCACCGAGGTCGTCGGCTCCTGCTACGTCATCGGCGTGGCCCTGGCCGCCGGCTGGCTCGGGACCACGGGCCGGCTCAGCGTCGGCGAGCTGATCACCCTGATCGGGCTGACCCAGTTCATCATCCACCCGATGACGATGCTGGGCCGCAACCTCGCCTCCCACTGGGCCACCGCGCAGGCCTCCGCCCAGCGCATCGTCGAGGTGCTCACCGCCCCGCCCGCCCACGGCGAGCGGCGCACCGACGCCGTGCGGCTGCCTGAGGGACTCACCGTCGTGCGCACCGCCCCCGAGCTGGAGACATTGGCGACGCTGCCCGCCGCGGTCGTCGTCGCCCCGCACGCCGCCCGCCTCTTCGAGGGCACCGTCGGCGTGAACGTCCACCCCGACCCCCAGCGCGCCGACGCCGCGCTCGAGGCCGCCTGCGCGACCGACATCCCCGGCGGGGCCGGCCGCGAGGTCGGCGAGGGCGGGCGGGCCCTGTCCGGCGGGCAGCGCCAGCGCGTCGCGCTCGCGCGCGCCCTGGCCACCGGCGCCGACCAGCTGATCCTGCAGGACCCGACCACGGCCGTGGACTCGGTGACCGAGCAGCTCATCGTCGCCGCCGTCGCCCGCGCCCGCGCCGGCCGCAGCACCGTTGTGGTCACCGACTCGCCGGCCTGGCGGGCCGTGGCCGACCGCACCCTCGGGGAGATCGAGCTGTGA
- the secA2 gene encoding accessory Sec system translocase SecA2: MAAFDWFWRAMGASGGRDRRRGRATVGKAGERARDIEALDDAAVVTAARDSLRERGGETVVADEPTFLAALGVAAGRTVGLRPFPVQAQAVLRLVAGDVIQMATGEGKTLVGAMAATGFALTGKRVHVITVNDYLAGRDAEWMRPLVEFFGLTVGSVGEDATAEERRAAYACDIVYGPVNEIGFDLLRDRQVTDRAEEVQAAPDVALVDEADSVLVDEALVPLVLAGAAPGTAPAGRITEVVRRLRAERDYTVDADGRTAFLTDEGAGRVERALGIDSLYDDEHVGSTLVQVNLALHAEALLHRDVDYIVRDGKIRLVDASRGRVADLQRWPDGIQAAVEAKEGLDVTEGGRILDTMTIQALMGRYPMVCGMTGTAVEATDQLRQFYGLGVSVIPRNRELTRFDEADRIYATAAEKNRAIVEEIALLHGEGRPVLVGTHDVAESEQLAEVLRERGIEVNVLNAKNDAEEAGIIAEAGDLGRVTVSTQMAGRGTDIRLGGADEGDHDAVVDRGGLAVLGTSRHKTARLDNQLRGRAGRQGDPGLTLFFVALDDEVVAAGGAGEKVVAHPGEDGRIGEKRVREFVEHCQRVTEGQLLEIHAQTWRYNKLLSDQREIIDGRRDRLLDTDQAWRELAERAPERAAELADLDEDTLVAAAREIMLYHLDDAWAEHLALMDDVRESIHLRAIARETPLDEYHRIAVREFKDLAQRAVDEAVTTFREVTVDAEGAHLADGGLVRPSATWTYMVSDNPLSSHGSVIGSIGNIFR, translated from the coding sequence GTGGCAGCATTCGACTGGTTCTGGCGCGCGATGGGCGCGAGCGGCGGCCGCGACCGCAGGCGCGGCCGGGCGACCGTCGGCAAGGCCGGGGAGCGCGCCCGGGACATCGAGGCGCTTGACGACGCCGCGGTGGTCACCGCCGCGCGCGACTCCCTGCGCGAGCGCGGCGGGGAGACCGTCGTGGCGGACGAGCCGACGTTCCTGGCCGCGCTCGGCGTCGCCGCCGGGCGCACCGTGGGGCTGCGCCCGTTCCCGGTGCAGGCGCAGGCGGTGCTGCGCCTGGTCGCCGGCGACGTCATCCAGATGGCCACCGGCGAGGGCAAGACGCTCGTCGGCGCGATGGCCGCCACCGGCTTCGCCCTGACGGGCAAGCGCGTGCACGTGATCACCGTCAACGACTACCTGGCCGGCCGCGACGCGGAGTGGATGCGCCCGCTCGTCGAGTTCTTCGGGCTGACCGTCGGCTCGGTGGGGGAGGACGCCACCGCCGAGGAGCGCCGCGCGGCCTACGCCTGCGACATCGTCTACGGCCCGGTCAACGAGATCGGCTTCGATCTGCTGCGCGACCGCCAGGTCACCGACCGCGCCGAGGAGGTCCAGGCCGCCCCGGACGTCGCCCTGGTCGACGAGGCCGACTCCGTGCTCGTCGACGAGGCCCTGGTCCCGCTCGTGCTCGCCGGCGCCGCCCCGGGCACCGCCCCGGCCGGCCGGATCACCGAGGTGGTCCGCCGCCTGCGCGCCGAGCGCGACTACACCGTCGACGCCGACGGGCGCACCGCCTTCCTCACCGACGAGGGCGCCGGGCGCGTCGAGCGCGCCCTGGGCATCGACTCGCTCTACGACGACGAGCACGTGGGCTCCACGCTGGTGCAGGTCAACCTCGCCCTGCACGCGGAGGCGCTGCTGCACCGCGACGTCGACTACATCGTGCGCGACGGCAAGATCCGCCTCGTCGACGCCTCGCGCGGGCGCGTGGCGGACCTGCAGCGCTGGCCCGACGGCATCCAGGCGGCGGTCGAGGCCAAGGAGGGCCTGGACGTCACCGAGGGCGGCCGGATCCTGGACACGATGACCATCCAGGCGCTCATGGGCCGCTACCCGATGGTCTGCGGCATGACCGGCACCGCCGTGGAGGCCACCGACCAGCTGCGGCAGTTCTACGGGCTGGGCGTCTCGGTCATCCCGCGCAACCGGGAGCTGACCCGCTTCGACGAGGCCGACCGCATCTACGCCACGGCCGCGGAGAAGAACCGCGCCATCGTCGAGGAGATCGCGCTGCTCCACGGGGAGGGCCGCCCGGTCCTCGTGGGCACCCACGACGTCGCCGAGTCCGAGCAGCTCGCCGAGGTGCTGCGCGAGCGCGGCATCGAGGTCAACGTGCTCAACGCGAAGAACGACGCCGAGGAGGCCGGCATCATCGCCGAGGCCGGCGACCTGGGCCGGGTGACCGTCTCGACGCAGATGGCCGGCCGCGGCACCGACATCCGCCTCGGCGGCGCCGACGAGGGCGACCACGACGCCGTCGTCGACCGCGGCGGCCTGGCCGTGCTGGGCACCTCGCGGCACAAGACCGCCCGCCTGGACAACCAGCTGCGCGGCCGCGCCGGCCGCCAGGGCGACCCGGGTCTGACCCTCTTCTTCGTCGCCCTCGACGACGAGGTCGTCGCCGCCGGCGGCGCGGGCGAGAAGGTCGTGGCGCACCCGGGCGAGGACGGCCGGATCGGGGAGAAGCGCGTCCGCGAGTTCGTCGAGCACTGCCAGCGGGTCACCGAGGGCCAGCTGCTCGAGATCCACGCGCAGACCTGGCGCTACAACAAGCTGCTCAGCGACCAGCGCGAGATCATCGACGGCCGCCGCGACCGCCTGCTCGACACCGACCAGGCCTGGCGCGAGCTCGCCGAGCGCGCCCCCGAACGCGCGGCGGAGCTCGCCGACCTCGACGAGGACACGCTCGTGGCCGCCGCCCGGGAGATCATGCTCTACCACCTCGACGACGCCTGGGCCGAGCACCTGGCGCTCATGGACGACGTGCGCGAGTCGATCCACCTGCGCGCGATCGCCCGGGAGACGCCCCTGGACGAGTACCACCGCATCGCGGTGCGCGAGTTCAAGGACCTGGCCCAGCGCGCCGTCGACGAGGCGGTGACGACGTTCCGCGAGGTCACCGTCGACGCGGAGGGCGCGCACCTGGCCGACGGCGGGCTCGTCCGGCCGTCGGCGACGTGGACGTATATGGTCTCTGATAACCCGTTGTCCTCGCACGGCTCGGTGATCGGCTCGATCGGCAACATCTTCCGTTGA
- a CDS encoding MerR family transcriptional regulator encodes MTTNEHPVQESLFDVGPSDEVGYRVPIACQVAGITYRQLDYWARTDLVKPSIRGARGSGSQRLYSFRDILVLKIVKRLLDTGISLQNIRLAVASLRDRGVDDIAEITLVSDGTTVYECRSADEVVDLLGGGQGVFGIAVPGIVRELSGTIKAFPSERVADDEATVIGVDELAARRRARQSS; translated from the coding sequence GTGACCACCAACGAGCATCCCGTCCAGGAGTCGCTGTTCGACGTCGGACCGAGCGACGAGGTCGGCTACCGGGTGCCGATCGCCTGCCAGGTCGCCGGCATCACCTACCGTCAGCTGGACTACTGGGCACGCACGGACCTGGTCAAGCCGTCGATCCGCGGGGCCCGCGGCTCCGGATCGCAGCGCCTGTACTCCTTCCGCGACATCCTCGTCCTCAAGATCGTCAAGCGCCTGCTCGACACCGGCATCTCGCTGCAGAACATCCGCCTGGCCGTGGCCAGCCTGCGCGACCGCGGCGTCGACGACATCGCCGAGATCACCCTCGTCTCCGACGGCACCACCGTCTACGAGTGCCGCTCCGCCGACGAGGTCGTCGACCTCCTGGGCGGCGGCCAGGGCGTCTTCGGCATCGCCGTGCCCGGCATCGTCCGCGAGCTCAGCGGCACCATCAAGGCGTTCCCCTCCGAGCGCGTGGCCGACGACGAGGCCACCGTCATCGGCGTCGACGAGCTCGCCGCCCGCCGGCGCGCCCGCCAGAGCTCCTAG
- a CDS encoding class I SAM-dependent methyltransferase — MTQPPADHYPAYRPPSTVNAPRFRDAGHRAASARAFRAGARAYDDARPGYPPEVAALLDGCARVADVGAGTGKLTAALMAAGREVWAVEPAADMARTLAERVDVPVWRATAEATALADAAVDAVACAQTWHWVDVAAACAELDRVVRPGGRVVLAWNTLDVADPWVLRLARIMHSGDVLAEGFTPEVHAPWRITRRWTGRWRDRLDTDGVFALTATRSYWLRNGEKVRERVRGNLEWYLFEHTGMHPGDPVELPYRTDAFVLERA, encoded by the coding sequence ATGACCCAGCCGCCCGCAGACCACTACCCCGCCTACCGCCCGCCGTCGACGGTCAACGCGCCGCGTTTCCGCGACGCCGGCCACCGCGCGGCGTCAGCACGCGCCTTCCGCGCCGGCGCCCGCGCCTACGACGACGCCCGCCCCGGCTACCCGCCGGAGGTCGCCGCGCTTCTCGACGGCTGCGCCCGCGTGGCCGACGTCGGCGCCGGCACCGGCAAGCTGACGGCGGCCCTGATGGCCGCGGGCCGCGAGGTCTGGGCGGTCGAACCCGCCGCCGACATGGCGCGCACCCTGGCCGAGCGCGTCGACGTGCCCGTCTGGCGTGCCACGGCCGAGGCGACGGCGCTCGCCGACGCCGCGGTGGACGCCGTCGCCTGCGCGCAGACGTGGCACTGGGTGGACGTGGCCGCCGCCTGTGCGGAGCTGGACCGGGTGGTGCGCCCCGGCGGACGCGTGGTGCTGGCGTGGAACACGCTGGACGTCGCGGACCCGTGGGTGCTGCGTCTCGCGCGCATCATGCACTCCGGCGACGTGCTCGCCGAGGGCTTCACCCCGGAGGTGCACGCGCCGTGGCGGATCACGCGGCGCTGGACGGGACGCTGGCGCGACCGGCTGGACACCGACGGCGTCTTCGCGCTGACGGCGACGCGCTCCTACTGGCTGCGCAACGGGGAGAAGGTGCGCGAGCGGGTGCGCGGCAACCTGGAGTGGTACCTCTTCGAGCACACCGGGATGCACCCGGGCGACCCGGTGGAGCTGCCCTACCGCACCGACGCCTTCGTCCTCGAGCGGGCCTAG
- a CDS encoding sulfurtransferase: MTDNEQKNAQNTVDLPGPVVDAAWLTAHLDDVVVVDVSTVPGGTPTGREVYESGHIPGAVHADLAGAFSRTDTDLPFMALDSADFAVQAGTLGIGDGDTVVVYDQGPTLWAARLWWNLRLEGHDAVAVLDGGLPAWKQAGGLVASGFESREPAEFTAKRRPGLIASTPEVDAAAEDDAVVLVDALSPREYAGAGHIPGAVNLPAMSGYRREDAEACGALDPGKRTITYCHGGITAALDALRLAELGRDDVAVYDGSLAEWLAANPKNSRTR; this comes from the coding sequence ATGACCGACAACGAGCAGAAGAACGCACAGAACACCGTCGACCTCCCCGGGCCCGTCGTGGACGCGGCGTGGCTGACCGCCCACCTCGACGACGTGGTCGTCGTCGACGTGTCCACCGTGCCCGGGGGCACCCCCACCGGCCGCGAGGTCTACGAGTCCGGGCACATCCCCGGCGCCGTGCACGCCGACCTGGCCGGCGCCTTCTCGCGCACCGACACCGACCTGCCGTTCATGGCGCTCGACAGCGCCGACTTCGCCGTGCAGGCCGGCACCCTGGGCATCGGCGACGGCGACACCGTGGTCGTCTACGACCAGGGTCCGACGCTGTGGGCCGCGCGCCTGTGGTGGAACCTGCGCCTCGAGGGCCACGACGCCGTCGCCGTCCTCGACGGCGGGCTGCCCGCCTGGAAGCAGGCCGGCGGACTGGTCGCCTCCGGCTTCGAGAGCCGCGAGCCGGCCGAGTTCACCGCGAAGCGCCGCCCGGGGCTGATCGCATCGACCCCCGAGGTCGACGCGGCGGCCGAGGACGACGCGGTGGTGCTCGTCGACGCGCTGAGCCCGCGGGAGTACGCCGGGGCCGGGCACATCCCCGGTGCGGTGAACCTGCCGGCGATGAGCGGCTACCGCCGCGAGGACGCCGAGGCCTGCGGCGCGCTGGACCCCGGCAAGCGCACGATCACCTACTGCCACGGCGGGATCACCGCCGCGTTGGACGCGCTGCGCCTGGCCGAGCTGGGGCGCGACGACGTCGCGGTCTACGACGGTTCGCTGGCCGAGTGGCTGGCGGCCAACCCGAAGAACTCCAGGACCCGGTAG
- a CDS encoding ABC transporter ATP-binding protein: protein MSARFPLATWAQVRAEVAARLRALPGARRRGLLAVLLLAAGAGANVAVPRLLGEVVDIVTAGDGAGGLVRVALWLAVAAVVAAVLQAGGFFLVSREVERVIAALRGRMVGTALGLPVHEVEAAGSGDLVSRSTDDVAELSAAVSETVPILSRSVFMIGATVVALAGLDWQFLLVPLVALPFYWIAGRRYLARAPRRYAEERASMADRARRVLEAIHGRETVRAYGTEDRVHGRIGAASARVVETGLSARTTMLTLQTWVTFCEFLLLATALTVGFHLARTDVLSVGAVTAAVLMLVRLRGPLLMFMRVLDTVQSAYASLARIVGVVVEAPEPVADSGAPVRGGSARLEDVTFTYPGTGEPAVRDVSLELAAGETLAVVGASGAGKTTVAALLAGLRVPDSGRALIDGVDVADLSDAERVRRLALISQDVHVFSGTLRDDLTLARPDADDAALEDVLARVGARWYHDLPDGLDTEVGARGEQLDPVAAQQLALARVLLLDPEIVLMDEATAEAGSAGAETLEAAAAEVTRERSAVVIAHRLDQAARADRVLVMDSGRVVESGPHAELVAAGGAYARLWQAWSRGRA, encoded by the coding sequence GTGAGCGCGCGCTTCCCGCTGGCCACCTGGGCCCAGGTGCGCGCCGAGGTCGCCGCCCGGCTGCGCGCCCTGCCCGGCGCGCGCCGCCGCGGCCTTCTCGCCGTGCTGCTGCTCGCCGCCGGCGCCGGGGCCAACGTCGCCGTGCCGCGGCTGCTCGGCGAGGTCGTCGACATCGTCACCGCCGGCGACGGCGCCGGCGGGCTCGTGCGCGTCGCACTGTGGCTGGCCGTGGCCGCGGTCGTGGCCGCCGTGCTGCAGGCCGGCGGGTTCTTCCTGGTCTCCCGCGAGGTCGAGCGCGTCATCGCCGCGCTGCGCGGGCGCATGGTCGGCACCGCCCTCGGCCTGCCGGTCCACGAGGTCGAGGCCGCCGGCTCCGGCGACCTGGTCAGCCGCTCGACCGACGACGTCGCCGAGCTCTCGGCGGCCGTCAGCGAGACGGTGCCGATCCTCTCGCGCTCGGTGTTCATGATCGGCGCGACCGTGGTGGCCCTCGCCGGCCTGGACTGGCAGTTCCTGCTCGTGCCCCTGGTCGCCCTGCCGTTCTACTGGATCGCCGGGCGGCGCTACCTGGCGCGTGCCCCGCGGCGCTACGCCGAGGAGCGGGCGAGCATGGCCGACCGCGCCCGTCGGGTGCTCGAGGCCATCCACGGCCGCGAGACCGTGCGCGCCTACGGCACCGAGGACCGCGTCCACGGGCGCATCGGGGCGGCCAGCGCCCGCGTCGTCGAGACCGGCCTGAGCGCGCGCACCACGATGCTCACGCTGCAGACCTGGGTGACCTTCTGCGAGTTCCTGCTCCTGGCCACCGCCCTGACCGTCGGCTTCCACCTCGCGCGCACGGACGTGCTCAGCGTCGGGGCCGTCACGGCCGCGGTGCTGATGCTGGTGCGCCTGCGCGGGCCGCTGCTGATGTTCATGCGCGTGCTCGACACCGTCCAGTCCGCCTACGCCTCGCTGGCCCGCATCGTCGGCGTCGTCGTCGAGGCACCCGAGCCCGTCGCCGACTCCGGCGCGCCCGTGCGCGGCGGCTCCGCCCGCCTGGAGGACGTCACCTTCACCTACCCGGGCACCGGGGAGCCGGCCGTGCGCGACGTCTCCCTGGAGCTGGCGGCGGGGGAGACCCTCGCCGTGGTCGGCGCCTCGGGCGCCGGCAAGACCACGGTGGCCGCCCTGCTGGCCGGCCTGCGCGTGCCGGACTCCGGTCGCGCCCTCATCGACGGCGTCGACGTCGCCGACCTCTCGGACGCCGAGCGCGTGCGCCGCCTGGCCCTGATCAGCCAGGACGTCCACGTCTTCTCCGGCACCCTGCGCGACGACCTCACGCTGGCCCGCCCCGACGCCGACGACGCCGCGCTCGAGGACGTGCTCGCCCGCGTCGGCGCGCGCTGGTACCACGACCTGCCCGACGGCCTGGACACCGAGGTCGGCGCCCGCGGCGAGCAGCTCGACCCCGTCGCGGCCCAGCAGCTGGCCCTGGCCCGCGTGCTCCTGCTCGACCCCGAGATCGTCCTCATGGACGAGGCCACCGCCGAGGCCGGCTCCGCCGGGGCGGAGACCCTGGAGGCCGCGGCCGCCGAGGTCACCCGGGAGCGCTCGGCCGTGGTCATCGCCCACCGCCTCGACCAGGCCGCCCGCGCCGACCGCGTGCTGGTCATGGACTCGGGCCGCGTCGTCGAGTCCGGCCCGCACGCAGAGCTCGTCGCCGCCGGCGGGGCGTACGCCCGCCTGTGGCAGGCCTGGAGCCGGGGGCGCGCATGA